From Candidatus Methylomirabilota bacterium, one genomic window encodes:
- the rpsO gene encoding 30S ribosomal protein S15: MKLSVEKKKGLIEQFKTHEGDTGSPEVQIALLSERINGLTDHFKTHQKDHHSRRGLLMLIGKRRGLLEYLRKKDTERYRVVTDKLGIRK, translated from the coding sequence ATGAAGCTGTCCGTAGAGAAGAAGAAGGGCCTCATCGAGCAGTTCAAGACCCACGAAGGGGACACCGGGTCACCCGAGGTGCAGATCGCGCTCCTGTCCGAGCGGATCAACGGGCTGACGGACCACTTCAAGACCCACCAGAAAGATCACCACTCGCGTCGCGGCCTGCTCATGCTCATCGGCAAACGCCGCGGGCTGCTCGAGTACCTGCGCAAGAAGGACACGGAGCGCTACCGAGTCGTGACGGATAAGCTCGGAATCCGCAAGTGA
- a CDS encoding bifunctional riboflavin kinase/FAD synthetase translates to MRILRGLASYPPDLRPCVAALGAFDGIHLAHAKLITTAVERGRALGLPSVVCTFDPHPASVLWPERAPLPIATLEDNLGRIDGLGADAALVIPFTLEFSRMEAEAFVRDVLAGTLGAKEIVVGFNHTFGHDARGTAALLTELGPQHGFAARVLPPLRLRGQTVSSGAIRALLHEGDAAHAAELLGHPYAITGAVLRGAGRGRTLGFPTANLRPDRPLALAAGVYVARATWVGSGAGSGAGSGAGSGDGGAADAVVNVGYRPTFGENQYWVEAYLLDFSGDLYDRTLRLEFLDRIRPEMKFSGVDALKRQVTADIEAARARQGGRTA, encoded by the coding sequence ATGCGGATCCTCCGCGGCCTCGCGTCCTACCCGCCTGACCTTCGGCCCTGCGTGGCGGCGCTGGGCGCCTTCGACGGCATCCATCTCGCCCACGCGAAGCTCATCACGACAGCCGTCGAGCGGGGCCGCGCCCTCGGCCTGCCCTCGGTTGTCTGCACCTTCGACCCGCATCCGGCGAGCGTGCTGTGGCCGGAGCGGGCGCCGCTGCCTATCGCCACCCTCGAGGACAACCTTGGGCGGATCGATGGCCTGGGCGCCGATGCGGCGCTGGTCATCCCCTTCACGCTCGAGTTCTCGCGCATGGAGGCCGAGGCCTTCGTGCGGGACGTGCTCGCGGGCACGCTCGGCGCCAAGGAGATCGTCGTGGGCTTCAATCACACCTTCGGTCACGACGCTCGCGGCACGGCGGCGCTCCTGACCGAGCTCGGGCCCCAACACGGTTTCGCCGCGCGCGTGCTGCCGCCGCTCAGGTTGCGCGGGCAGACCGTGTCCTCGGGCGCGATTCGCGCACTGCTACACGAAGGCGACGCCGCCCATGCGGCCGAGCTGCTCGGCCATCCCTACGCCATCACGGGCGCTGTGCTGCGGGGGGCGGGGCGGGGGAGGACGCTCGGCTTCCCCACGGCCAACCTCCGCCCCGACAGGCCGCTGGCGCTGGCGGCGGGCGTCTACGTCGCGCGGGCGACTTGGGTCGGCAGTGGGGCCGGCAGTGGGGCCGGCAGTGGGGCCGGCAGTGGGGATGGCGGGGCGGCCGACGCCGTGGTCAATGTCGGCTACCGGCCGACCTTCGGCGAGAACCAGTACTGGGTCGAGGCCTACCTCCTCGACTTCTCGGGCGACCTCTACGACCGGACGCTCAGACTCGAGTTCCTGGACCGCATCCGGCCCGAGATGAAGTTCTCCGGGGTGGACGCGCTCAAGCGTCAGGTGACGGCCGACATCGAGGCCGCGCGGGCGCGCCAGGGTGGTCGCACGGCATAG
- the truB gene encoding tRNA pseudouridine(55) synthase TruB, with protein MTREVIQAGRSGVLPVDKGAGLTSFQVVAHLRRVLRAPKIGHGGTLDPAATGLLPILVGEATKLTPYLVDLDKEYLATVRLGVTTDTQDLSGAVLETRPVPGLGVADVERELLAFVGSVCQVPPMYSALHHEGRRLYELAREGVEVERRPREVTVHSIALESLALPDFTIRVRCGKGFYVRTLAADLGAALGPGGALATLVRTRVGPYRLEDAVTWETVREARDGGALWPRLLPPDSALAVMQEARLSSDGARAFVNGQSVTDPGAPGPVRVYGPDGVFLGIGARRGAHVKPERLLHADPPRPRVLPA; from the coding sequence GTGACTCGAGAAGTGATCCAGGCCGGGCGCTCCGGCGTGCTGCCGGTGGACAAGGGCGCCGGCCTCACGTCCTTCCAGGTCGTGGCGCACCTGCGCCGGGTGCTGCGCGCGCCCAAGATCGGTCACGGCGGCACGCTCGACCCGGCGGCTACTGGCCTTTTGCCTATCCTGGTCGGCGAGGCGACGAAGCTCACCCCCTACCTCGTGGACCTCGACAAGGAGTACCTCGCGACGGTGCGGCTCGGCGTCACGACCGACACCCAGGACCTCTCGGGGGCGGTGCTCGAGACGCGGCCGGTGCCAGGCCTCGGCGTCGCGGACGTCGAGCGGGAGCTCCTCGCCTTCGTCGGGAGCGTCTGCCAGGTGCCGCCCATGTACTCGGCGCTCCACCACGAGGGGCGCCGGCTCTACGAGCTGGCGCGCGAGGGCGTCGAGGTCGAGCGACGGCCGCGCGAGGTGACGGTGCACTCGATCGCGCTCGAATCCCTCGCGCTGCCGGACTTCACCATTCGCGTCCGCTGCGGCAAGGGCTTCTACGTCCGGACGCTCGCCGCCGATCTCGGCGCGGCGCTCGGGCCCGGCGGCGCGCTGGCGACGCTCGTGCGTACGCGCGTGGGCCCGTACCGCCTGGAAGACGCGGTGACGTGGGAGACCGTGCGCGAGGCCCGCGACGGCGGCGCGCTCTGGCCGCGGCTGCTCCCGCCCGACTCGGCGCTCGCGGTCATGCAGGAGGCGCGGTTGTCGTCGGATGGCGCACGCGCCTTCGTCAACGGGCAGTCGGTGACGGACCCCGGCGCGCCCGGTCCCGTTCGCGTGTACGGCCCGGATGGCGTCTTCCTCGGGATCGGCGCGCGGCGCGGCGCACACGTCAAGCCTGAACGGCTCCTCCATGCGGATCCTCCGCGGCCTCGCGTCCTACCCGCCTGA
- a CDS encoding bifunctional oligoribonuclease/PAP phosphatase NrnA has protein sequence MSQGFSVTPPPQLLESLSDPSGSVLCLGHVHPDGDVLGTLFGLGLVLGAAGASVTFAGPHPVPETLSFLPGVDRWQVWKAAPVTFDIIVMTDCPNPARSEGLLEGARGPQTRVLNIDHHPDNRRYGTVDWIDPSAAATGEMVFDLVRALGLRVTPAVALNLFTAIHTDTGSFRYSNTTPRTFRIAAELAAAGADPALVSDRLYQQRAGDSLVQLGEVLRRVEISDDGQVAWLCVPRGLVSREFLEAEDLVGYPRSVRGVKVAVLFSEEAPGKIKASLRGKGDVPVNAIAHRFGGGGHENAAGCTLSGTLAEASAALLKVVRESLGAARP, from the coding sequence GTGAGCCAGGGGTTCTCGGTCACCCCTCCGCCGCAACTGCTCGAGAGCCTCTCGGACCCGTCCGGCAGTGTGCTCTGTCTCGGCCACGTCCACCCCGACGGTGACGTCCTGGGCACGCTCTTCGGCCTCGGGCTCGTGCTCGGCGCCGCCGGCGCGTCGGTGACCTTTGCCGGGCCGCACCCCGTTCCGGAGACTCTCTCCTTCCTTCCCGGCGTCGACCGCTGGCAGGTGTGGAAGGCGGCCCCGGTGACGTTCGATATCATCGTCATGACCGACTGTCCCAATCCCGCCCGCTCGGAGGGGCTGCTCGAGGGCGCGCGCGGGCCCCAGACGCGGGTGCTCAACATCGACCATCACCCCGACAACCGGCGCTACGGCACGGTCGACTGGATCGATCCGTCGGCGGCCGCGACCGGGGAAATGGTCTTCGACCTCGTGCGCGCGCTCGGGCTCCGGGTGACGCCCGCGGTGGCGCTCAACCTCTTCACGGCCATCCACACCGACACGGGCTCCTTCCGCTACTCCAACACGACACCCCGCACGTTCAGGATCGCGGCGGAGCTGGCGGCGGCCGGCGCCGACCCGGCCCTCGTCTCCGACCGCCTCTACCAGCAGCGTGCCGGGGACTCGCTGGTCCAGCTCGGCGAGGTCCTGCGGCGGGTCGAGATCAGCGACGACGGGCAGGTCGCGTGGCTCTGCGTGCCGCGCGGCCTCGTCTCGCGCGAGTTCCTCGAGGCCGAGGACCTCGTCGGCTATCCGCGCTCGGTGCGCGGGGTCAAGGTCGCGGTGCTGTTCAGCGAAGAGGCGCCGGGGAAGATCAAGGCGAGCCTGCGCGGCAAGGGCGACGTGCCGGTCAACGCCATCGCCCACCGCTTCGGCGGCGGCGGCCACGAGAACGCCGCAGGCTGCACGCTCTCGGGCACGCTGGCCGAGGCCTCGGCGGCTCTGCTCAAAGTCGTGCGCGAGTCGCTGGGCGCCGCGCGACCGTGA
- the rbfA gene encoding 30S ribosome-binding factor RbfA yields the protein MQGKRLERVNQLIKEEISAVLQRQIKDPRLGFVTVTEVDTTADLKLARVYVSVLGPEEQWAKSFKALESARGFVWNWLRKHLDLRVTPQLAFRPDRSMEHAAHIQSLLAGLRLDDGPAGDDE from the coding sequence ATGCAAGGCAAGAGGCTCGAGCGCGTCAACCAACTCATCAAGGAGGAGATCTCCGCGGTCCTCCAGCGTCAGATCAAGGACCCGCGGCTGGGCTTCGTGACCGTGACGGAGGTGGACACGACGGCCGACTTGAAGCTCGCCCGTGTCTACGTCTCCGTCCTCGGGCCGGAGGAACAGTGGGCCAAGTCGTTCAAGGCGCTCGAGAGCGCCCGCGGTTTCGTCTGGAACTGGTTGCGGAAGCATCTCGACCTCCGCGTGACGCCCCAGCTGGCCTTCCGCCCTGACCGCTCCATGGAGCATGCGGCGCATATCCAATCGCTGCTGGCCGGGCTCCGGCTCGATGACGGACCCGCGGGAGACGACGAGTGA
- a CDS encoding DUF503 domain-containing protein translates to MSAARVAVGTVELHLPDVGSLKGKRHVLKGLKDKLRQRFEISVAEVDHHDAWQRATLAVACVSGDSRHANEVISKALDYIEDNVDGYVTDIQVEIL, encoded by the coding sequence GTGTCGGCGGCGCGGGTGGCGGTCGGCACCGTCGAGCTGCACCTGCCGGACGTGGGCTCGCTCAAGGGCAAGCGCCACGTCTTGAAGGGCCTCAAGGACAAGCTCCGCCAGCGCTTCGAGATCTCCGTTGCGGAAGTGGACCACCACGACGCCTGGCAGCGGGCCACGCTCGCCGTCGCCTGCGTCTCGGGCGATTCGCGCCACGCCAACGAGGTCATCTCCAAGGCGCTCGATTACATCGAGGACAACGTGGACGGATACGTCACCGATATTCAGGTGGAGATTTTATGA
- the infB gene encoding translation initiation factor IF-2, with protein MAARIKVIDLAKELGVTSKDLIVALEAMGQKAMRAMSPLQVATANELRVKLGRGRDLPEEAKPKRAPKARPAPGEAEEPAVAKKKAAGSATAPKGTRKKVVTIEAETPLAPEPAEEIKPAATLFRHSAAPIAEPVPAPAPAADPTPVAPPPAPMVLRKEPTLLRPTAPAPPTQPRIGMPPAAVGPAAPPVPARPAVPARPAAAAPVAPAAPPKVEVKREPRPEPTPPEPPVEIKRELIKLPESVTVGELAAAMRHKSGEVIKALLDLGVMATVNEVLDPTAAKLVADKFYFDVEIRSLEGDILEEEETDPGQLKLRPPVVTVMGHVDHGKTSLLDAIRTTKVAEKEAGGITQHIGAYQVETSHGKVTFLDTPGHEAFTAMRARGAQATDIVILVVAADDGVMPQTVEAVNHAKAANVPILVAVNKIDKPGSDPDRVKRELSNLGLVPEDWGGQTIFIPTSAKRGDGIPQLLEMTALQAEVLELRANPNRAARGIIVEGRLDRGRGPVATVLIQSGTLKEGDAVVIGQHSGRVRAMFSDRGKKVTKAEPSDPVEILGLSGVPQAGDTLLVVADERKARQIATVRADRDRLKGKGTARITLEDLHKQIEAGEVKELRLVLKADVQGSVEALTESLERLSTDEVRLKVIHGSVGAVNESDVMLASASNAIVLGFNVKAEPKAASQAQSDGVDLRNYSVIYDVINDVKAALSGMLAPEIRETVHGRAQVKQLFPISKVGTIFGCVVIEGKIIRTARIRIKRGDTLLGENTIASLKRFKDDVREVLQGLECGIGVEGVKGVQPGDIIEAYTTEEVARSL; from the coding sequence GTGGCGGCACGAATCAAGGTCATCGACCTCGCGAAGGAGCTGGGTGTCACCAGCAAGGATTTGATCGTCGCCCTCGAGGCGATGGGCCAGAAGGCGATGCGGGCGATGAGCCCGCTGCAGGTGGCGACGGCGAACGAGCTGCGGGTCAAGCTGGGCCGCGGCCGGGACTTGCCCGAAGAAGCCAAGCCCAAGCGGGCGCCCAAGGCCAGGCCCGCCCCGGGCGAGGCCGAGGAGCCCGCGGTCGCGAAGAAGAAAGCCGCCGGGTCAGCGACGGCACCCAAGGGCACGCGCAAGAAGGTCGTGACGATCGAGGCCGAGACGCCTCTGGCGCCGGAGCCCGCGGAAGAGATCAAGCCCGCGGCGACGCTCTTCCGCCACAGCGCCGCTCCGATCGCGGAGCCGGTCCCCGCTCCCGCGCCTGCGGCTGATCCAACTCCCGTCGCTCCGCCTCCGGCGCCGATGGTCCTCAGGAAGGAGCCGACGCTTCTCCGTCCGACGGCGCCGGCCCCGCCGACCCAGCCGCGAATCGGGATGCCGCCTGCGGCAGTCGGTCCCGCAGCGCCGCCCGTGCCCGCGAGGCCCGCCGTGCCCGCGCGTCCTGCCGCCGCGGCGCCTGTGGCGCCGGCCGCACCTCCCAAGGTGGAGGTCAAGCGAGAGCCCAGGCCCGAGCCGACCCCGCCCGAGCCGCCCGTCGAGATCAAGCGCGAGTTGATCAAGCTGCCGGAATCCGTGACCGTCGGTGAGCTGGCGGCGGCCATGCGTCACAAGTCCGGCGAGGTGATCAAGGCGCTCCTCGACCTGGGCGTCATGGCCACCGTCAACGAGGTGTTGGACCCGACGGCGGCCAAGCTCGTTGCCGACAAGTTCTACTTCGACGTGGAGATTCGCTCGCTCGAGGGCGACATCTTGGAGGAGGAGGAGACAGATCCAGGTCAGCTCAAGCTGCGCCCGCCGGTGGTCACCGTCATGGGCCACGTCGACCACGGCAAGACGTCGCTCCTCGACGCGATCAGGACCACCAAGGTGGCGGAGAAGGAGGCTGGAGGCATCACCCAGCACATCGGCGCCTACCAGGTCGAGACCTCCCACGGCAAGGTTACGTTCCTCGACACCCCGGGTCACGAGGCTTTCACGGCCATGCGCGCCCGCGGCGCCCAGGCGACGGACATCGTCATCCTCGTCGTGGCGGCCGACGACGGCGTGATGCCGCAGACGGTCGAGGCCGTCAACCATGCCAAGGCCGCGAACGTGCCGATCCTCGTCGCGGTCAACAAGATCGACAAGCCGGGCAGCGACCCCGACCGCGTCAAGCGCGAGCTGTCGAACCTGGGCCTCGTGCCCGAGGACTGGGGTGGCCAGACCATCTTCATCCCGACCTCCGCCAAGCGCGGCGACGGCATCCCGCAGCTGCTCGAGATGACGGCGCTCCAGGCGGAGGTGCTGGAGCTGCGCGCCAACCCGAACCGGGCCGCTCGCGGCATCATCGTCGAAGGCCGGCTGGATCGAGGCCGCGGCCCGGTGGCGACGGTGCTGATCCAGTCGGGCACGCTCAAGGAAGGCGACGCGGTCGTCATTGGCCAGCACTCGGGCCGGGTCCGCGCCATGTTCAGCGACCGCGGCAAGAAAGTCACCAAGGCCGAGCCCTCGGACCCGGTCGAGATCCTCGGCCTCTCGGGCGTGCCCCAGGCGGGCGACACCCTGCTGGTCGTCGCGGACGAGCGCAAGGCGCGGCAGATCGCGACCGTGCGCGCCGACCGTGACCGTCTCAAGGGCAAGGGCACCGCGCGGATCACGCTGGAGGACCTGCACAAGCAGATCGAGGCGGGCGAGGTCAAGGAGCTGCGGCTTGTGCTCAAGGCCGACGTGCAGGGCTCGGTCGAGGCGCTGACGGAGTCTCTCGAGCGATTGTCGACCGACGAGGTGCGTCTCAAGGTCATCCACGGTTCCGTGGGCGCGGTCAACGAGTCCGACGTCATGCTCGCTTCGGCCTCGAACGCCATCGTGCTCGGCTTCAACGTCAAGGCCGAGCCCAAGGCCGCAAGCCAGGCCCAGTCCGACGGCGTGGACCTCAGGAACTACAGCGTCATCTACGACGTCATCAACGACGTCAAGGCGGCGCTCAGCGGCATGCTCGCGCCGGAGATCCGCGAGACGGTCCACGGCCGCGCCCAGGTCAAGCAACTCTTCCCCATCTCCAAGGTGGGGACGATCTTCGGTTGCGTTGTGATCGAGGGCAAGATCATCCGGACGGCGCGGATCCGCATCAAGCGGGGCGACACCCTGCTCGGCGAGAACACCATCGCCTCCCTCAAGCGCTTCAAGGACGATGTCCGCGAGGTCCTGCAGGGGCTCGAGTGCGGCATCGGGGTCGAGGGGGTCAAGGGCGTCCAGCCCGGCGACATCATCGAGGCCTATACGACCGAGGAAGTCGCTCGGAGCCTCTAG
- a CDS encoding YlxR family protein codes for MTAAPQRTCIGCRKVRPKAALVRLVRGADGRVHVDDGGRAEGRGAYVCPDPGCLGKALHTGRLGHAFKRPCEPPASGAAAILNGRVVNDKARR; via the coding sequence GTGACGGCGGCGCCCCAGCGGACCTGCATCGGGTGCCGGAAGGTCCGGCCCAAGGCCGCGCTCGTGCGGCTGGTGCGCGGCGCGGACGGGCGGGTACACGTGGATGACGGTGGTCGGGCCGAAGGGCGGGGTGCGTACGTGTGCCCCGATCCCGGGTGCCTGGGCAAGGCCCTCCACACGGGCCGGCTCGGGCATGCGTTCAAGCGGCCCTGCGAGCCGCCCGCATCGGGCGCGGCGGCGATTCTGAACGGCCGGGTCGTGAACGACAAGGCAAGGAGGTAA
- the nusA gene encoding transcription termination factor NusA, translating into MNKELIYVIGQMATEKGIDKEILFEALESALLSASKKTMGVADNTRMELDRHTGVLKVFARKKVVETVADPKLEIALTEAQKLNAEAELEDEIEIGLPTQEFGRIAAQTAKQVILQRVRDAERDAVYSDFIDKQGKIIRGTVHRIEKRNVIVDLGKAEAVITEREQIPGERYNPNDRVRAFVQEVKKTAKGPQILLSRADAGFLVRLFEAEIPEIAEGIVQVKAAAREPGERAKVAVMSTKRDVDPIGACVGLRGTRIQVISRELRSEKIDIVEWAPDPATFMARALSPAKVSSVTLGPADESGGPRSALVIVPDNQLSLAIGKRGQNARLAAKLTGLHVDIKSEGEVEEERRLVEEELAHGREALAEFPGVGPQMIERLVEHGLFSPARIVQAGLEALEAVPGLGEKKAAGILAAAQEWIEQHPRVDPAPEAVEEVAGDALPAADDVPPAEQVLPAEQVRAVEAPPESVARTSAE; encoded by the coding sequence ATGAACAAAGAACTGATCTACGTCATCGGGCAAATGGCCACGGAGAAGGGGATCGACAAAGAGATCCTCTTCGAGGCGCTGGAGTCCGCCCTCCTGTCGGCGTCCAAGAAGACCATGGGCGTGGCCGACAACACGCGGATGGAGCTCGACCGCCACACGGGGGTGCTCAAAGTCTTCGCGCGCAAGAAGGTGGTCGAGACCGTCGCGGACCCCAAGCTCGAGATCGCGCTCACCGAGGCGCAGAAGCTCAACGCCGAAGCGGAGCTCGAGGACGAGATCGAGATCGGGCTGCCGACCCAGGAGTTCGGCCGCATCGCCGCGCAGACGGCCAAGCAGGTCATCCTGCAGCGCGTGCGGGACGCCGAGCGCGACGCGGTCTACTCGGACTTCATCGACAAGCAGGGCAAGATCATCCGCGGCACGGTGCACCGGATCGAGAAGCGCAACGTGATCGTGGACCTCGGCAAGGCCGAGGCGGTGATCACCGAGCGCGAGCAAATCCCGGGGGAGCGCTACAACCCCAACGATCGCGTCCGCGCCTTCGTCCAGGAGGTCAAGAAGACCGCCAAGGGACCGCAAATTCTACTGTCGCGTGCCGACGCGGGATTCCTCGTCCGTCTCTTCGAGGCCGAGATCCCCGAGATCGCGGAGGGCATCGTGCAGGTCAAGGCCGCCGCGCGCGAGCCCGGGGAGCGCGCCAAGGTCGCCGTCATGTCCACCAAGCGCGACGTCGATCCCATCGGCGCCTGCGTGGGGCTCCGCGGCACCCGGATCCAGGTGATCAGCCGCGAGCTGCGGAGCGAGAAGATCGACATCGTCGAGTGGGCGCCGGACCCGGCGACCTTCATGGCGCGGGCGTTGTCCCCGGCCAAGGTCTCGTCGGTGACCCTCGGCCCGGCCGACGAGAGCGGGGGGCCGCGCTCGGCGCTGGTGATCGTGCCGGACAACCAGCTCTCGCTCGCCATCGGGAAACGGGGGCAGAATGCGCGCCTCGCGGCCAAGCTGACCGGGCTGCACGTGGACATCAAGAGCGAGGGCGAGGTCGAGGAGGAGCGCCGCCTTGTGGAGGAGGAGTTGGCCCACGGCCGGGAGGCGCTCGCGGAGTTCCCGGGCGTCGGTCCGCAGATGATCGAGCGGCTCGTGGAGCACGGCCTCTTTTCCCCGGCGCGCATCGTCCAGGCGGGGCTCGAGGCTCTCGAGGCCGTGCCCGGCCTCGGCGAGAAGAAGGCGGCGGGGATCCTCGCCGCAGCGCAGGAGTGGATCGAGCAGCACCCGCGCGTGGATCCTGCGCCTGAAGCAGTCGAGGAAGTCGCGGGCGATGCGCTCCCGGCGGCGGACGATGTCCCGCCGGCGGAGCAAGTCCTGCCAGCGGAGCAAGTCCGGGCAGTCGAGGCGCCTCCAGAGAGCGTGGCGAGGACCTCCGCTGAGTGA
- a CDS encoding ribosome maturation factor RimP: MDPRAGDGEAFLAKVEAVVSPVLEAHALRLVDLQWRREGRRWVLRFFVDKPGGAGVVDCQRLSHEAGDVLDVSGLILESYDLEVSSPGLDRELRTDREFTWALGKDVRCWVREPVDGRLEFAGRLEAAGPERLAIAAPDGQTAEVPRALLTKARLDPAFRRK; this comes from the coding sequence ATGGACCCTCGGGCGGGTGACGGGGAGGCGTTCCTGGCCAAGGTCGAGGCCGTCGTCTCGCCGGTCCTGGAGGCCCACGCGCTCCGGCTGGTGGATCTCCAATGGCGCCGGGAGGGGCGGCGCTGGGTTCTGCGGTTCTTCGTGGACAAGCCGGGTGGGGCGGGGGTCGTCGACTGCCAGCGCCTGAGCCACGAGGCGGGTGACGTGCTCGACGTATCCGGGCTGATTCTGGAGAGCTACGACCTAGAGGTGTCCTCTCCGGGGCTCGACCGCGAGCTCAGGACCGACCGTGAGTTCACCTGGGCATTAGGCAAGGACGTGCGGTGCTGGGTGCGCGAGCCGGTGGACGGGCGGCTGGAATTCGCGGGGCGGCTGGAAGCGGCCGGGCCCGAGCGACTGGCCATCGCGGCGCCGGACGGGCAGACCGCCGAGGTTCCGCGGGCGCTGCTGACGAAGGCGCGTCTCGACCCGGCGTTCAGGCGGAAGTGA
- a CDS encoding proline--tRNA ligase → MRWTRSLIPTLREDPADAEAISHKLMVRAGLVRQLAAGIYVYLPLGQRVIDKVNAIIREEMNAIGGQEITMPVLHPAEIWRQSGRWDVIGGEMFRLKDRNQRDMCLGMTHEEVVAWLAAREIRSYRELPQIWYQIQTKERDEARPRSGVLRTREFLMKDSYTLDPDTAALDVSYSAHRQAYCKIFDRSGLRYVIVNSDPGMMGGSGSEEFMAPSDAGEDDVALCAGCGYGANVELARGVPLPAGLPEAGRREVATPGARTIAEVSAMLQIDPACTIKSLVFMAGEQAVLVLVRGDHNLHERKLTRALRAEARAAHPEEILKHLGVSVGSVGPVGAKGVARIVADESLKSGAYVVGAGRDGYHLVGVTPGKDFACDWADLQVALPGEGCPMCGKPLAVERVIEVGNIFKLGTKFSEPLGAMYLDEQGQQQPIVMGSYGIGPARIAAAAVEQHHDADGIIWPWAIAPFHVHLVPIAIKDAAQMAAAEEIERALAGAGFDVLMDDRDERAGVKFKDADLLGVPIRITVGNALAKEGVVEIRERATRADRKVPCDGVLDAVRDIAKGLAMA, encoded by the coding sequence ATGCGCTGGACCCGCTCGCTCATCCCGACGCTGCGGGAGGACCCTGCCGACGCCGAGGCGATCAGCCACAAGCTCATGGTCCGGGCGGGGCTCGTCCGCCAGCTGGCCGCGGGGATCTACGTGTACCTGCCGCTAGGACAGCGCGTCATCGACAAGGTCAACGCGATCATCCGCGAGGAGATGAACGCGATCGGAGGGCAGGAGATCACGATGCCGGTCCTCCACCCGGCCGAGATCTGGCGGCAGTCGGGGCGCTGGGACGTGATCGGCGGGGAGATGTTCCGGCTCAAGGACCGCAACCAGCGCGACATGTGCCTCGGCATGACCCACGAGGAGGTCGTGGCCTGGCTCGCCGCACGCGAGATCCGCTCCTACCGCGAGCTGCCGCAGATTTGGTACCAGATCCAGACCAAGGAGCGCGACGAGGCGCGGCCGCGCTCCGGCGTGCTCCGCACGCGGGAGTTCCTGATGAAGGACTCCTACACCCTCGACCCCGACACGGCGGCGCTCGACGTTTCCTACAGCGCCCACAGGCAGGCCTATTGCAAGATCTTCGACCGCAGCGGTCTGCGCTACGTCATTGTCAACTCGGATCCCGGCATGATGGGAGGCTCTGGGTCCGAGGAGTTCATGGCGCCGTCGGACGCCGGAGAAGACGACGTCGCCCTGTGCGCCGGTTGCGGCTATGGCGCCAATGTCGAGCTGGCCCGCGGTGTGCCCCTACCGGCCGGGCTTCCCGAGGCCGGGCGCCGCGAAGTCGCGACACCCGGGGCCCGGACCATCGCAGAGGTCTCGGCCATGCTTCAGATAGACCCCGCCTGCACCATCAAGTCGCTCGTCTTCATGGCCGGTGAGCAGGCGGTGCTGGTCCTCGTGCGCGGTGATCACAACCTGCACGAGCGGAAGTTGACCCGTGCGCTCCGAGCGGAGGCGCGCGCCGCCCACCCAGAGGAGATCCTCAAGCACCTCGGCGTCTCCGTGGGCTCTGTCGGGCCCGTGGGAGCGAAGGGTGTCGCCCGCATCGTGGCGGACGAGTCGCTCAAGAGCGGAGCCTACGTCGTGGGTGCCGGCCGCGATGGCTACCACCTGGTCGGGGTCACGCCGGGGAAGGACTTCGCCTGCGACTGGGCCGACCTCCAGGTCGCGCTGCCGGGCGAAGGCTGCCCCATGTGCGGCAAGCCGCTCGCGGTCGAGCGCGTCATCGAGGTTGGCAACATCTTCAAGCTCGGCACGAAGTTCTCTGAGCCCCTGGGCGCCATGTATCTCGACGAGCAGGGGCAGCAGCAGCCGATCGTGATGGGCTCCTATGGCATCGGCCCCGCGAGGATCGCGGCCGCCGCCGTTGAGCAGCACCACGATGCCGACGGGATCATCTGGCCCTGGGCCATCGCGCCCTTCCACGTGCACCTCGTACCTATCGCGATCAAGGATGCCGCCCAGATGGCGGCCGCCGAGGAGATCGAACGGGCGCTGGCGGGGGCCGGCTTCGACGTCCTGATGGACGACCGCGACGAGCGCGCGGGCGTCAAGTTCAAGGACGCCGACCTGCTTGGCGTGCCGATCCGGATCACGGTCGGCAACGCGCTCGCCAAGGAGGGTGTGGTCGAGATCCGCGAGCGGGCGACGCGGGCGGACCGGAAGGTGCCCTGTGACGGGGTCCTTGACGCCGTCCGCGACATCGCGAAAGGGCTCGCCATGGCTTGA
- a CDS encoding (2Fe-2S) ferredoxin domain-containing protein has product MGQYRCHVFVCTSGETCPQQGDVEKYVKTLRTGAATAGKHAEVRVNKSGCFSQCGHGPMIVVYPDNVWYAGVKESDLQEILDSHILGGKPVQRLIYDPGVPGSNKVKAAP; this is encoded by the coding sequence ATGGGCCAATACCGCTGCCACGTGTTCGTATGCACTTCCGGCGAGACCTGCCCCCAGCAAGGTGACGTCGAGAAGTACGTCAAGACGCTCCGTACCGGCGCCGCCACGGCGGGCAAGCACGCCGAGGTGCGCGTGAACAAGTCCGGCTGCTTCTCGCAGTGCGGCCACGGCCCGATGATCGTCGTCTACCCGGACAACGTCTGGTACGCGGGCGTCAAGGAGTCCGACCTCCAGGAGATTCTGGACTCCCATATCCTGGGCGGGAAGCCTGTCCAGCGCCTGATCTACGACCCGGGCGTGCCCGGGTCCAACAAGGTCAAGGCGGCGCCGTAG